CTCCCTTAGTGCTGGGGCCCTGAGACCTAAATGCAGGGTAGGGAACCAGAAAACATGGCTGGCTTTAGACCTCTCTGGATCAGAGCCTAGTTTGATTTGATTTAGAGAAGCAAAGAAATGTAGCATTTCTTATCCCATAAGGGTCTTGCTGTAATTTAAATCCGTAACAACTGTCCGACTcaagtttcctttttattctgaaatttggGGTTGTGTGTTATACCTCCAAAAGGAGACCAGACTGTTGTCACAGCAGACTTAGTTAAGACCAGCCAGTCCCAAAGATTTGGGCAAAACCAAAAACATGCATCTATGTGACGGCCCTGGTGGTAATGTGGCAAAGAGGGGCTGGAGCAGGGCCCGGCACTTGTGTTGGGAGTGAAGGAGGAGACTGGGAACTCATCCCTATACCCCGTTACTTGAGGGAGGGAGTCAAGGTCTTGTTCAGATCTACTTCCTGTTTGGGCTGGCCAGGCTATAGGACAGAGCCATCCATGTGTCGCCGTCTTGTGTGTCACTTCCTGCTTCCTATGGGGCTTCAGATTTGGACCTCGGGGTCTGACATCACATTTCATCAACCCAGCCAGGGCCAGAAGCTCTGTGGGATGATGATTGTGGAAAGAGCCGTATGTGGTCCTGAAATAATCGCTGAATTATTTGCAAATAGTCTGGACACAAAAGTAATGAGACTATGGGTCACGTTGCTACTTGAGTGAACGTATTTGTCCCCTGCTCACCTGTCTTTTAATCCCGGGTCTTTTACTCACTGGcgctgtgaccctgggcaaatacTGGTCAAGTAACttatctctttatattttcatttcctcctttgtttctttttttttttttaaagaatatttttaaagtttatttattttgagagagagagagagagagagtgagtggaggaagggcagagagacaggtagagagagagagaatccctagcaggctctgtactgttagcacagagcccaatgccgggcttgaacccgtgaactgcgagatcctgacctgagtggaagtccaatgcttaacggATTTAacttcctcctttgtaaaatgaggttaAGAATAGCATTTATCTCATTGGACCAGATTagtaaacaaaaagaatgaactgggcatatagtaagtgctcaataaactcTAATCACTATTATTATTGGTCTTTCACCTGAGTAGGAGATACGGACATATTTAATTTAGTTGTGACAGAATTCGAGAAAgagtttgaaaaaagaaacctactttttttctttaatgtgtactATTACCTAGAATAACTTCACCAGGCACATTCTAGACCATGACCATCAAGGTAGGACTAACAGAACATCAtgctatttttagattttctttgccttctttatTGGTTCAGATTGATTTATTTGTGTAATTTAAACCGTAGGTTAAAATTGCTGGTTTCAACCTGCACGAAATGATGACGTTTTGGGTGAAAATCCCTGGTCTGAAAGGGATGCCAGATCCCAGCCCGCGTAGCTTCTCTGCGGTCGGATAACAGCTAAAATGGACCGCACCCGTCCTTCCGAACAGACATGGCATTTGTTGCCTGGGGTCTGAAGGTCAGCAATAAACAGTATGGAGCTGCTCCATTAGTCCCTAATTTTTCATGCTGTTACGAGTCAGCAGTGGTGCAGTTCAGTAGCTCTAACTGGTAAGGCCCAAAGGGACCAGATGGGCTCTCAGTGCTTGTACATTACTGGTGAGAGCTTCCCGTTTGGGGGAGACACCAATGGCAGGAGAAGCCCACGGCGGCTGGGATTCCCCGTCACCATCTCAATGGCCTGGTCTGAGGGCCTGGAGGACCTTGTCAGGAGGAAGCATGAAGTTCGTAGAGTATAAACCCACCTCTGGCCTTACTGGATCCGGGGGCCCCAGGCTGCGGCCTGCCTGGCCTCTTGACCCTTGTCCTGGAGCCTCCCCTGGTCCTGGGGCAAGGGTTTCACCAGGCCACAGCAGCAAGCCTAGCCAGTTGGctccgggtctgtgctgacctGTTGTGGCTCTCTTCCCTGCAGGCAGTAATGCTAGAACCCTGGAGCCCTGGTGGCCCTTCTACAAAACCCCTTGAGAATGGAGGAATTCGTGGAAGTGCCACTCTGTGGGTAGGTCTCAGTCTCCACTCTTCCCCCAACAGGGTATTTTCTTTACACGTTCAGAACTTGAGGTTCGGGACAGAGACAAGAGCAGGGCACCATCAGGGCACATCATGGGCAAGGCTGTGGAATGAAGGACACGGAACAGGACCAAGCTCCCCGGACCAGCTAATGGGACAGCTGTAAGAGTCTGAGTGTGAGtgactgagtgtgtgtgtgtgtgaccacgTACAGCTTTGTGACCACGTGATTTAGATCACAACCAGAAAACATCATCAATGTTCTGACAGCAGTCAGAGCTCATGTGGCCCTGTCAGCAGTTCTTTCCAGCTAAAGAAGTCAACAGACTCTGGTACCTGCTCTGAAGGCAGCTGGCATCATGCTTCTGTCCCCAGAAAAGCCAGCGGTGATCTGCGGGGCAGTTGGGCTTGAGCCGTGCTCCTAACTGGGCTTCTTGCCAATGCCTAGGGAGCCAAGCGGCCAGGCGCCTTTTgctctgtcttttttcttctgacttttgCTTCCTTACTAGTGGAGGCTACCAGGAGAAAACGACCGTTATCTTTACTTTGTGATTTAAAGCAATTATCTTTTCCCCCAGGGACCCCGTACTTCCTGCCCTGCCTCTGGGCTTAAGCTGGAGTGACTGTTCTCGGCGAATATCCCTCAAGCATCATTTCCATGAATATCAGCCCGGCCCTCCTCTGATTCTCCCATCGTATGTGGGTTGTGGCCACCCTCTGAGGGTCCCCATTGCTTGGCAATATGGAGTCCTGACAGTAGGTTGTGGTTACAAGACCTTAGCAGACAGAACGGactggaaacagaaacaaatactGTCCATTTCATTAACAACCACATCCAAGAGGTTTACTCCTGTATCGCAAACAAACTCCACTGACCAAACTCCCAAGTCGCTTTTCATTCAGCTGTTATTAAATCACccacataaatacatataataaatacaaaaacagaaaggattttttttttttaagtctttggtaTACAGAgcttttctcccctctcctatttccccttccttccctgtgttCTCAGCCCACTCCCTCACATTCATATTAATTCCTCTGGACAAAAAAGTAGCCCGGAAGTAAACTCTGTGCCGGGACCCTGCATCGGAGCCAGTCTGGGTCCTGGTGCCGCTGTGGACTCGGGGAGGGACGGGCCCCGGGGACTCACACATAGTCGTTCAGTCTGTACCCGCTGAGCGAGGCCGAGGTGGCCGAGGGGGCCCGGTTGTCCTTGAAGGCGGCGGGGGGCCGGTAGGCGGGCGCGGTGGCCGTCGcggccctgggctgggcctggtAGGGCCTGGAGGGCCCCTCGTCCTGGCAGGACAGGCAGAGCAGCGTGCCGCCGATGAGCGACAGGGACGAGGAGATGAAGCCGAGGTACAGGGCCTGCCCGATCTCGAACTTCATGCCGCTGGGCAGCAGCGGGTTGTAGAAGTTCTGCACCACGTCGTTGGTGGTCCAGGACACCGCCACCAGGCAGAGCAGGCCGGCCAGGATGAAGAGCGCGCCGCCCAGCACGGCGAACGTGGTCTTGGCGGGCGTGCCCTTGGCGCAGCGCGTGCACTTCATGCCCACCACGGCGCAGGCGCAGGCCACGCCCGAGAGCAGGCAGGAGATGACCATGAGCGCGCGCGCCGCCTGCAGGTCGCGGGGCAGCGCCAGCAGCGAGCGGTAGATCTGGCACTGGTAGATGCCCGTGCTGTGCCACACGCACTCCATCCACAGCCCCTTCAGGTAGGACACGGCCGTCAGGATGTTGGTGCCCACGTGCGCCGTGCGGCGCCAGTGCGGCAGGATGGTGGTGATCAGCGTGCCCACCAGGCCCAGGAAGCTGAGCAGGAAGCCCAGCAGCTGCACGGCCGTGCTGGCCATGGCCCCGGTGGCCGGCTGCCGGGCTCGCTCAGGCGCCCGCCGGAGTCCTAATGAGGCCGGGaggcggggcagggagagaagggaaatgggtTAAAGATTATCTTGCTGCGTTTATTTCTGCCCCCGAAACTGAGTTCTCCGTGGGCAGTTGCTATgacaattaacatatttttaaaaacagtttccgACACTTCATTGGGTGCAAGGATAAGCTGCCTGTCCAAGACATTTTCCCTGCAAGGCCAGAAGGGGAAGGGATGACAGCAGAAATCTGGCCCGCCTGCCCTTCCccagcgcccccctccccgccccgcaaGGGCAATCCAGAGCCCCAGTTTCTGATCTAGCAGCACTTAGCAAGCCGGCGTGGAAAGTTCTACCTTCTGCCTACCCTTAAACACTTCGGCTGCGTTTGAATCTCATTTCGTGCTGCTTGGTCCCTAATCACTCCCGTTGTTAAACCCACACGTGGACTGACAAGAGCTAAGGTGTGTGCTACCTGTGCCTGAGAAATTAGCCCCAGACTGCCTGTCAGGATGAAACGTCTCCCGAAAGGGGGTGACTTCCCTGGGCtctcagagagggaaaggtttaATACCCACAGGCAGGTCTGACGCTTTTCTTCCAGAACCCCAGAGCTGGATGTGAACTTCGAGATTGCGCACTGATGTCAGGGGCCAGGGAGTGACCAAGGTCACAGCTCCTTAGGTGCCGGGGCCAGGACCACAAACCAGGGCACctcccctcacacctgtctgCGGAGCGGTGTGCTTGTCGCTACCTGACTTGCAGAGAGACGGGAACGCGGAGCCATTTCAGAGGTTTCAGAAATTCTAACCGTGGCCAAACCCAGAACGCTTCTTGGGGGCAAGGACCCGGTACGTATGTAGTGCCAGACGAATAGGGGACACTCGGGAAGagttggaagggaggaaggagagaggcagggaggcaggggaaaggaCCCGacgaggagaggaagggaggagggaaggcggGCAGGTGAGCAGAAAACCCTGGTGAACACCACTGGGTCCTCTCTCCTGCCCGGGCCAGGGTACCAATCCACCCTGTCACCCCCACCCGCTGAGTGACTCGGGGTGTCTGTCTGGGCTCAGCTTCTTTCTCTAACATGAGGGAGCTGGACTCCATGGCCCCAGAGTGTTTCCTGGTTCTGGAAGCTTGTCTGCTGATGACAAGTCACTTCAGCATCCCAAACCAAGGAAGAACTCAGTGGGCAAAACCTACTTCCTTCATCTCAGTTAAGCGCAGGAAGGCTGCAGGGAGCGAAATGTGGGCTGGGGGGCATCTCCCAGGCAGCACAGAGGCTCACTGCGACTGTCTTGGGTCCCCTTGTGGAGAAACCCCCTACTAAATTACAGCACAGGATTTGGTTAGTAACACAAGTGACATTGCCACGGGGGGCCCGTACCGTCATCTTGCGGGATTTAGAACTACTGGGCTTCGATGTCTCAGCATTGCAGCGGGTATTTCTTAGTTCCATGCTGCttaacagacaaacaaaactaggGGACAACGAAACAGTGTGGTGCCCAGCAGGACACGCAGTGGTCAATGTTAGGGTTTTCACAGGCGTTTTAAATGATGCTTTCTTCAGGACGCGGTGGTCTCCACACGCACTTCGCCCTGACAGGCCACCTGCGGCTTGTCATGATGCTGGCTTTCTTTAGACTCTGCTCCAAGGCTTCTTCCCTCCACTTAGCGAGCACCCACTCTGTGCAAGGGCtgggctcggggtggggggcgcccgACAATCTCTGCCGTCCAGAGCAGGGCGGGGCCGGCTGTCTTGCAGCCACTGCGGGGGAGGAGATGGCACCCGCGTAGGGGGTCACTCTGATGGATGAGGCAGGGCTGCTGCAGTGAGCCCCCCGCCCCATGTGCTGAGTGCCCCAACAGAGCTACCACCAAAAGTGCCCATTTCTGGGCCTGAGGGATGCCGGGCACTTCGCAGAGCACTGACATAACGACATAAAATTTGTCCCCGTAGTAACCCGGTCATGCAGCGACTGTTCATCCTGTTTTACACATGGGGGAACCGGGTGCAGGGGGTGAAGTTCTCTGCCTGGCCTGGCTGGTCTTTTCCCTGGTTTAATTCCTCCTTCAAATGCTACGCTTCGCAAGTCAATAGGACGGACGTTGGCATGAAGACTGAGGAGTGGTGTCATCAGTGTATTCTGGAGAGTCAACACTTGTCCCACTTGTCCCCAGAGAACATTAGTCTTGATCCTTTTGCAGTGGTTCAGGTGGCCAGGGTGACCCAACGGTTCTGGTTTGCTGGAGACTGAGAGGTTGCCCAGGGCAGGGGACTCGCAGTATGACACTGGGACAGTCCCAGGCCAGCCTGGACAGTCGGTTCCTACACGTAGCCTGGAGGCTCCCAACTTCTCCAAGTGGCCTTTGAGATCCTTCCAGTCCTGCATGGAGGTTGTCCCCAGGCTGATGGCCGCTTAGGCTGCCCCTGGTCCTGGCCATTCTGAGGCTTCTCAAAGCTCTTGCTTGTCAAGGTCAATCATTAAGTACACTGATCCTCAAGAATGTGGCATAAAAGCTAAGCCTGCTTGACCCCGTTAGTCTAGGGAAGTGGACCAGAAGTTTATTGGAGGTCTAAATATTTATGGAGAGCTGTGACTGCTAATTTTAGAAACCATTAGGTTGCTATTTTTAAACTTGTACTAGAAGGATTTGCTAATTTAAGAAGTGAGTGTTAATGAGCCCCCAACTCCCAGACAccagctccccaccccttccctggagTTACCAGCAGCTGCTACTGACATTAGGTCATAATTCAGCTTCCCAGCAACCACTTTTCTCCGTGGGGCCATTCAAtggaaaaacaatttcaaatgaACGCATCTCCTCGGAAACCACCTAAAACCATCCCTGATGCTCCAGAAGGATGTTGCCCAAGCATGCCTCCCAAGAGGGGCAGTGCATACAGGACCCGCCGGCCGTGTAGAGTTGCAGCTGGCTTCACCTGCGGGCCACTTTTTCCTGCAGACGTGTGCGTGCTTGTGGAAGCGTGCGCTAGAGAGATGTGAGTCCAAGACAAACATGGTTCTAAGAATCAAGTTCCAAAAAAGACCTTGACCGCCTGGGTGGGTGAGGCTGAGTGTAACGAGATaatgcattccaggaataaatgtTGTGTCTTGCATCTGGGTTTGCAAAGCCTCCAAAGCACACTCCTGGGTGGGCAATCCGTGGCTTAGGTGTGTGCTTGAGCAGGATGTGGGATGGTGTTTCCCAGCGAGTGTTTCTTGCCACGCTGTGTTTGCAGGATGTCTCCTGTGAGGATGTGAAGGTCAGGTGGGTCTGTCGAAAGCCGGTAACCACAGACCTTCTCACCGCCCTTACTATGCAGGTGTGCACTGTGAACTTCTAGAAAACGCTGCGAGGCATTTCCTAAACTTGCTTGACTAGAGACATCCTCTCCTGACTTTTCCAGGGAATGGCCTGAAGTCAAATCACTTTGGCAAGCAGGCTGAGAGGTTATAAGTCCCTTGAAAGTTTCATGGGGCAGTGATGAGCTAGAAttgctaaaagaaaaaccaaaaaccaaaaaaccaattTGGTTTTCGTGAAGGTGAATGAGCACAGACAGGAAGGCCAGCAGGATGTAGGGTTTGCCCTCAGCAGGGTCTCAGAAAGCCCCGGGGCTATAAAGTAACATGAAAATCCTCAAAGGCCAGCTGTGAAACACACCAGGGCACGCTCGGCCCCTCAAACTGGATCTGGTTTTATGAGCACCAGATCTGAAAGGTGAGGGgttttttccatataaacttttatGGTGCTCCTTCCTCTGTTGTCTGTGAgctacattccttttttttttttttttttttaaaggaaataaataattaaaaaaaaaaaaaaggagcaggaACATGGTGTAGTCTCTCCATTACATTCAACCTCCCAGCCCGCCTGGAGTCTAGCTGTGTCAGCTTTGGAGCTTTGTCTCCTAATTAGGCGTCAGCAGTGGGGGCCAGTGGGGACAGCCTGGCTGGGACAAGGGACAGACACAATGTTTGCCTAGCCCCTGCTCCTGCTTTTTTACTGTCCAGTGTCCCTGGGCACAtccattcttcattttttctggTCTCCCGAAGACCTT
The DNA window shown above is from Neofelis nebulosa isolate mNeoNeb1 chromosome 5, mNeoNeb1.pri, whole genome shotgun sequence and carries:
- the CLDN14 gene encoding claudin-14 isoform X2; protein product: MASTAVQLLGFLLSFLGLVGTLITTILPHWRRTAHVGTNILTAVSYLKGLWMECVWHSTGIYQCQIYRSLLALPRDLQAARALMVISCLLSGVACACAVVGMKCTRCAKGTPAKTTFAVLGGALFILAGLLCLVAVSWTTNDVVQNFYNPLLPSGMKFEIGQALYLGFISSSLSLIGGTLLCLSCQDEGPSRPYQAQPRAATATAPAYRPPAAFKDNRAPSATSASLSGYRLNDYV
- the CLDN14 gene encoding claudin-14 isoform X1, giving the protein MTHVPTQALLKEQGLRRAPERARQPATGAMASTAVQLLGFLLSFLGLVGTLITTILPHWRRTAHVGTNILTAVSYLKGLWMECVWHSTGIYQCQIYRSLLALPRDLQAARALMVISCLLSGVACACAVVGMKCTRCAKGTPAKTTFAVLGGALFILAGLLCLVAVSWTTNDVVQNFYNPLLPSGMKFEIGQALYLGFISSSLSLIGGTLLCLSCQDEGPSRPYQAQPRAATATAPAYRPPAAFKDNRAPSATSASLSGYRLNDYV